The genomic region AACATTGTTTTCCATGAAGGAAACGCCTTTACCTTTGACAGTATTAGCAATAATTGCAAGAGGTTTTGATATGTATGGAATTATCTGAAATGCTGGAATTATTTCACCAAAATCATGTCCATTCACCTCAACAGTCATCCAGCCAAAAGCTTTCCATTTTTCAACAAATGGTTCAAGAGACATAACATCTTCTGTATTTCCATCAATTTGAAGTCTATTTCTATCAACAATTGCAATTAAGTTATTAAGCTTATAATGTGATGCAGCCATTGCAGCTTCCCATACCTGTCCTTCCTGACATTCTCCATCTCCTAACAGGACAAAAACACGATATCCAAGCTTTTGAATTTTTGCACCTAACGCCATTCCCACTCCTACTGAAAGACCCTGTCCAAGAGAGCCTGTTGATATTTCAATCCCGGGAACTTTTTTCATATCAGGATGTCCCTGAAGTGGAGAGCCAAATTTTCTTAAACTATTAAGCCATTCCTTCGGAATAAATCCGAATTCAGCTAAAGTAGCATAAAGTGCCGGAGCAGCATGCCCTTTTGAAAGAATAAATCTGTCTCTATCCATATCTTCTGGATAATCTGGATTAAGTCTTAAAACTTTAAAGTAAAGAGCTGTTAAAATCTCAACACAGGAAAGACTTCCTCCAGGATGTCCACTACCTGCCTGAGAAATCATTTTAATGATGCTTTTTCTTATTCTTAAAGCTATTGATTGCAGCTCTGTGTAATTTGAAACTAACTCAAATGTTTCAAACATTTTTACACCTCCTTTTGATCTTTTAAGTTTCTTATTTGTTTAAGAATGGTTGCAATTAAAACAGCTGCGAGCATATATGGTTCAAGCTGTTTTTCTTTTATTTTGAAGGAACTATCAATCTTAAATGTTTTCTTTGCTTCCTCAATTGTAAATGCATGAGTTATTTCATAAACATTCCACTTCTTGCCTCCATACCACTCTGTTACAGCATTCCAAGACTCTGGTTCATTTAAAAGATTTTTAAACCATTGAGTATTTGTAGAATCGTTCCACTGAACAGCTATACAGTTATCAGAATGCAGTTTTAATTTTAGTAAAATATCAGCATACTGAGATTGGGGTTCAACAAAGTTTCTTATATCCTTCTGCCTTTCTCTTATTTCTTCAATTACCTTTTCAGCAAAATATCCTCTTTCTACAACATCTCTCTGAATCTTCCATATTATTTTTAGTTCAAGATCGGTATCATAGTAAATCTTTAAATCATACATAGCAGCAAGCACACTAAAATAAAAAGTGTGCAATCCTTCACATATAATATAGGATACAGGAAATACCCATTCAGGCTCACCGAATTTACCAGTTGAGTGATCATAAACAGGTTTTAAAATTTTTTTACCCTGTTTAAGATGCCACATGTGTTCTATAGCCAGCCCAAGATTGTTTGCACGAGGATGAAGCGGCGTTATTTTTACAGCTTTTCTTTCTTGCCTGTCTAAGGAGTGATAATCATCAAAACATATTTCTTTTACATCTTTTTCTCCCAGTAAATTAGCCAGAGTCTTAACAAATGTGCTTTTTCCGCTTCCGCTGTCTCCTGCAATTCCTACTAAAACAGGCTTCATTTTATCACCACTCCCTTCCATTTTTCTAAGGCTCTTGCCAGCTCTTTACTTTTCTTTGCTGCTTCTTCCAGAGTTTTACCCTTAACTGCTGCTTCCACAGCATCTCTTACAGCTTTTGCTCCTGCCCGAGTTCCGTCAGGATGTCCATGGACTCCTCCACCAAACTGAAGCACAGCATCAATTCCAAATATGCTGACAAGGTCAGGAATGTGTCCTGGATGAAGTCCTCCGGAAGCAACTGAAAAAACAGGTTTTATATTTCCCCAGCTCTGTGGAGGTAAAGGAGCATTAAGAGTATGCTTAGAATTGCCAAGAGCTTCATGACAAATCATTACATCAGCTCTGTCGCCTTCCATTTTCCCGACCACTGTGCCTATATGAAGCTGGTCAACTCCTGCAAGCCTTGAAAGCTTTGCTAAAACAAGCATATGAATTCCATGATTTTTAGGACGCGCAAAACTTGCATACATTGCTCTGTGAGCATGAATTATTAATCCTGTGTTTCTGTTTCTAACGGATTGCAATCCTGAAAATCCTGCTGTTACAATGTCAATCATCGCATAAGTTCCACCATTTTTCTTCACAAACTCAGCCCTTCTCAGCATTTCTTCAGTAGGAGCAGTTATATTGGGTAAATAAGCTTTCTTTTCTCCTGTTTCCTTTTCTGCTTTTTGGACTGCTTCCAAACACCTTAATACTCTTTCTTCAAAGTTTGAGAAAACCTGATGTGTAAGATTTTCATCATCCTTTACAAGATCAAGTCCTCCAGCAAGAGAGTTGTAAACAACTTCTGCCTGTTCTCTTGGTGAAAGCCCGAGCTTTGGTTTCACAATTGTTCCGATGAGAGGTCTATGTTTTATATTTAAAATTTCTCTTACTCCCTTAACTCCAAAAGCAGGACCTGGAAGCTGCGTTGTAAAATTAGATGTTACTCTTATATCAAGTAATCTTAAAGCTTTAACCGCTTTCATACCAAAAACATTTCCTGCAACACTACTTAAAAATTGAGGAATGTTATTTGGCTCAAAAAGTGCTTCAGGATATGCTATATAAACAACATTGTCTTCTATTGCATAAACCTTTGCTCTTAATTCATCCCATATGCTTTGTCTCATTGTGGCAAGGTCAGTCCATGTGCCAATTGAACTTTCTGAAGCAACAGCTCCTGCTGCTTCTTCTACAGTTACGTTTTCTGCTGGTTCAACGTAGAATGCAGCCAAAACATCATTTTCTCTTGGAATATATCCAATTTCTAAGAAATCAACATACTTCATTTTCATCGCTCTTTCCCTCCTTAGTTTTTATGAAGACTTTCCCAGTCTTTTAAAAATCTTTCAATACCAATATCTGTAAGAGGATGTTTAAACATACTTTCAAGAACCTTTGGCGGCACTGTTGCAATATGAGCACCAGCAAGTGCGCTTTCCACAACATGAAGTGGATGACGGATACTTGCAGCAATTATTTTAGTTGTAAAGCCATAAATTCTGAATATTTCTGCCAACTCCCTTACAATGCTTAATCCGTCATGAGAAATATCATCAAGTCGTCCTATAAAAGGACTTACGTAAGTTGCACCAGCTTTCGCTGCAATAATTCCCTGATTTGTTGAAAACACAAGAGTTACATTTGTTTTAATTCCTTCCTTTGAAAGCACATTTACAGCTTTCATTCCTTCCTCTGTCATAGGAATCTTAACAGCAATATTAAATCCCCATGAAGCATACTCACGAGCTTCCTTTATCATTCTCTGAGCATCAGTTGATATTACTTCAACACTTACAGGCTCGCGAACCAGACTGCAAATTTCTCTTATAACGCTCTTTACATCTTTAGCTCCTGCCTTTGCCAGAAGAGTAGGATTTGTCGTAACTCCATCAACTACTCCTGTGGCTGCCCATTTTCTTATTGCTTCAATCTCTGCTGTGTCTAAAAATATTTGCATTTTATCCTCCTCCCTGATTTTTTGATTTTTAGAATGACTGCAATTTTTATGCCAATTAAAAATCCAAGAAAATTTAAGACTTCTAAAAATTTTTTGTTACGAAAAGTAACATATTGAGGTAACAGACGAAGGTAACAAAGATTGTTTAAAATTTTTATAAATGTTAAAATTTTTTATGAGCTTAAATAGTAAACTGCTTAATGAAATACTTGATACTGCAGAAAAAAATTTTGTATGTCTCAGATGTTCAGAATGCTGTTTTCGCTGGGCAGTGCCATTACCTGAAGGAACAAAAAAGCCTGAAAATCAAAAATGTCCCCATTTAATTGACATCTCAATAAATAAAAATCAATGGACTGAGGCGTACTGCGAAATTTATAAAAATCGTCCAGAGGTTTGCAAAAACTTCAAGA from Thermodesulfovibrio sp. 3907-1M harbors:
- a CDS encoding phosphoribulokinase — translated: MKPVLVGIAGDSGSGKSTFVKTLANLLGEKDVKEICFDDYHSLDRQERKAVKITPLHPRANNLGLAIEHMWHLKQGKKILKPVYDHSTGKFGEPEWVFPVSYIICEGLHTFYFSVLAAMYDLKIYYDTDLELKIIWKIQRDVVERGYFAEKVIEEIRERQKDIRNFVEPQSQYADILLKLKLHSDNCIAVQWNDSTNTQWFKNLLNEPESWNAVTEWYGGKKWNVYEITHAFTIEEAKKTFKIDSSFKIKEKQLEPYMLAAVLIATILKQIRNLKDQKEV
- the fsa gene encoding fructose-6-phosphate aldolase, producing the protein MQIFLDTAEIEAIRKWAATGVVDGVTTNPTLLAKAGAKDVKSVIREICSLVREPVSVEVISTDAQRMIKEAREYASWGFNIAVKIPMTEEGMKAVNVLSKEGIKTNVTLVFSTNQGIIAAKAGATYVSPFIGRLDDISHDGLSIVRELAEIFRIYGFTTKIIAASIRHPLHVVESALAGAHIATVPPKVLESMFKHPLTDIGIERFLKDWESLHKN
- a CDS encoding transketolase; this encodes MFETFELVSNYTELQSIALRIRKSIIKMISQAGSGHPGGSLSCVEILTALYFKVLRLNPDYPEDMDRDRFILSKGHAAPALYATLAEFGFIPKEWLNSLRKFGSPLQGHPDMKKVPGIEISTGSLGQGLSVGVGMALGAKIQKLGYRVFVLLGDGECQEGQVWEAAMAASHYKLNNLIAIVDRNRLQIDGNTEDVMSLEPFVEKWKAFGWMTVEVNGHDFGEIIPAFQIIPYISKPLAIIANTVKGKGVSFMENNVDWHGKAPKHEEAEKALEELEEKVCELV
- the rbcL gene encoding type III ribulose-bisphosphate carboxylase — encoded protein: MKYVDFLEIGYIPRENDVLAAFYVEPAENVTVEEAAGAVASESSIGTWTDLATMRQSIWDELRAKVYAIEDNVVYIAYPEALFEPNNIPQFLSSVAGNVFGMKAVKALRLLDIRVTSNFTTQLPGPAFGVKGVREILNIKHRPLIGTIVKPKLGLSPREQAEVVYNSLAGGLDLVKDDENLTHQVFSNFEERVLRCLEAVQKAEKETGEKKAYLPNITAPTEEMLRRAEFVKKNGGTYAMIDIVTAGFSGLQSVRNRNTGLIIHAHRAMYASFARPKNHGIHMLVLAKLSRLAGVDQLHIGTVVGKMEGDRADVMICHEALGNSKHTLNAPLPPQSWGNIKPVFSVASGGLHPGHIPDLVSIFGIDAVLQFGGGVHGHPDGTRAGAKAVRDAVEAAVKGKTLEEAAKKSKELARALEKWKGVVIK